The nucleotide window GGAGATGATCCGGGGATGGTCCGTGTTTCCTACTTAAGTCAGATTTAACCGCGCCGGTTTAATCGTTTTTTGTCATGCCGCCGCAATGTTCGTGTCGCCGGCAGAGGATGAAAATGCCCCCCTACTGACCTCCGGCTGGCAAACAGCATAGGATATATGGAACGGTGCGGTGAAAGGGGGGAATGCAGATGGAAGATCTCAGCCGCTTCTTCACTGTTATTGGCGCGGTCTTTGCGGCGGCCAAAGGTATTACCGACCAGGTCAAGGCCCGCTGGCCCTGGCTGGGGGAGCCGAGGGATGACCCCCAGGCGGAAAAACAGCGGGAGCTATGGGTAATTATATTTAACGCCGTTATCGCCGCCCTCCTGGCCGGCATGGCATCGATTGATGTCTTTGCCCTGCTGGGACTGAATGCCTTTACCGGGTTGAAGGCTGCTTATCCTGGTCTTTATTCATTGATTAATATGGTGGCTGTAGGCCTGATGTCTACCTTTGGCAGTCCCTTCCTCCATGAGATCCTGTCGATCCTGATTGAATTCAAGGAAAATATTCGCTTGCGCAACCAGATGGCCACCTTACAGCTCCTGCCGGCGAAAAAAATCAGAACGCCCAGGGATGAAAATGATGAAAACTGTTTTACGAACCGGGCCGTGGACCAACTCAAATGGCCAGTTTAGACCTGGAACGATAAGGAATGAGGCCCAGGAGCTCTTCTTTATTTTTGGGGACTGGCGCCGTTGCCGGCAGCCAGCCTTTATTTTTCAGGTCTTCGTAGACCTCCAGCAGCCAGGGCCGGGCCAGATCAGCAGTTTCCAGGAGGGTGGCATCGCTAAAGATTTCGGCCGGCGTCCCGGCACCGATTACCTGGCCGCGGGCCAGGACGTAGATATAGTCGGCCCAGGTATAGGCTATGTCTACATCATGGGTGGATAAAATAATCGTCTTTCCCTGGCTGCTGATATCTGCCAGCAAGGCCATGACCTCCCGGGTTGAGCGCGGGTCCAGGTAGGCCGTCGGCTCATCAAAGATGATCAGCCGGGGTTCCATGGCCAGGACGCTGGCAATGGCCACCCGCTTTTTCTGGCCGTAGCTTAAAAAATGCGTCGGCTTATCCTGGAGGTCGGCGATACCCGTTACCGCCATGGCGGCTTCAACCCTTTGCCCTACCTCTTCCCTGCCCAGGCCCAGGTTTAATGGTCCAAAAGAAATTTCCTGGCGGACGCTGGCCGAAAAGAGCATGCTGTCGGGGTCTTGAAAGACGATGCCCACCTGCCGGCGTAAATCTGTTAATGCTTTATGGCTGTAATTAATCCTGACTCCGGCAAAGTAGATACACCCCTCCTGGGGCCTTAAGATGCCGTTAAAATGAAGGAAAAGGGTTGACTTGCCAGCACCATTGGGACCCAGGACGGCAATCTTCTTGCCTTCAGGGATGCTCAAGGTAACATGCTGCAGGGCCCGGGTACCGTCAGGGTAAGTAAAGGAAACCCTCTCTGCTTCTAAAAGGGCGGCCAAAAGGTCCACCTCCGGTAGTCGGCATTGATTGGGGACATAAAAGGTACGTGGAGGAGCCGGTCTGCAGATGGCCGGTATTATGTACGCAGCATTAAAATAACTAAAGCCAGGTCAAAGATGACGGCCAGGCATAAAAAGGGCCAGGAGAAAGGATATACAGCCTCCAGCACGCGCAGCTCTTCATCGTAGCCCCGGGCCGTCAGGGCGGTAAATAATTCCTGGGAGCGGCGGTAAGTCTTGATAAAAAGGTTGGCCGCCAGATGGCCCAGGGAATGATAGGAAGTGCGCAGGGAGGCATAGCCCAGGCGGGAAGCCTGGGCGGTATAAATGTCGTTGACGGTCGCCAGCAGGACAAAAATAAAGCGGTAGGTCAGGCTGATTAAATCCACCAGCAGGGCCGGGAGGCGCAGTTGCCTGAGGACGGTAAGGATATCTACCATGGGAGTTGTTAGGGAAAGGAAATAAAGGCAGGCAGTAGCCCCCAGGGACTTGAGAAAAATTTTCCCGGCCAGGTGCATGCCGGCTGGGGTAACACCCAGGGTCCACTCCAGGAGGGTCACACCCTTAAGACCGGCCTGGGGCTGGTTGGAAATGGTGAGGGCGATCATGGCCACCCCCGCGACTAAAAAAGAAAAGGGCACCAGGATAAGCTGCAGGTAAAAACGGGCCGGGATGCCGGCGACCCCAATGGTAGCCCCGGCCATCAGGGCTATGATGATGGCTGGGATTAAAGGCTGGGGCGCCACCAGGGCGATCAGGAGGGTTACCAGGGCAAAGGCTACTTTTTCGCCCGGGTGGACGTTCTTTAACCGGTTGCTATAGGCATACTGGTCAATGCTGAACATTTACTTCTGCTCCCGCTGTTTCTTTCCTTTGCTGTAACCCAGGAAGTAGCAAACAATACCGCTGCCGATGGCAGCCTGGGCGGCAAAGAGAAAGGTTTCCACTTCCCCACTGGGCGGTTCCCAGACGGGTTTAAACCAGGGATCATAATCAGGCCGGATTTGGCTAATGGCCTCTTCCGCTTGATCATCAGCACCGGCAAACTCCCCGCTGCGGTGCATGAAGAGGGGGGCTGCTGCCAGGAGAATAACGATTAGGAGCAAGAAAAGATTTTTCTGGACGCTGCTCATTATTTACGCACCTCCAGTTTACTACCGCCAGCCGCCAGGGTTTTGTCGTCTAAAATAGACAGTTCCTGCAGTTCGTTTTTATTATAGGCGGTCAGCAAATTAAAAACGACGACCGTTAAGATACCTTCGCTGACAGCCAGGGGTAGCTGGGTCACGGCAAAAATGCCCATAAATTTTAGCATAGACGCCAGTACCCCGCCGGGCTGGGCCGGGAAGGCCAGGGCCAACTGCAGGGAAGTGGTGACATAGGTCATCAGGTCCCCCAGGGTGGCGGCCAGGAAGACGGCCAGGGGAATTGAGCCGTTGAGCCTTCGCACCAGGCGGTAAAAACCGTAGGCTACAAAAGGACCCACCACGGCCATGGAAAAGGTGTTAGCTCCCAGGGTGCTTAAGCCGCCGTGGGCCAGCAAAAGGGCCTGGAAGAGGAGGACGATACCCCCCAGGATACTCATGGCTGCCGGGCCAAAGAGGATGGCCCCCAGACCAACCCCGGTGGGATGGGAACAGCTACCGGTTACTGAAGGGATTTTCAGGGCCGACAGGACAAAGGTATAGGCGCCGGCCAGGCCCAGGAGCATTTTCAGGCCGGGATTGCTTTTTACAGTTTGCTGGATGGACCGCAGGCCCCAAAGCCAGAAGGGCAACACGACGATATACCAGGCAGCGGCCCAGTTAAAAGGGAGAAATCCTTCGGCGATGTGCATGGCGTAGGCCGGCCGGTTGAGAACGGCCATGGTCAACAGGAAAAATATAAATATTATGGATGTACGCCGGAACACCATATGTACCTCCTTCGGATGCTATTTTCGAGGTATTAAGCGTTTTAATAGAAGAATGGCTTCCTCAATCGTGGCAACAGAATACAGATACCGAATGGAAGGTCGCTTAATTAACACCACCGGAATTTTCAGGGCCAAAGCGGCGGCAATTTTAGCTTCCGTACCGCCGGCGGGTCCGGCATCCCGGGTGACGACAACACCGGCCTTATATGCCTTAAACATGACCTTATTCATTTCTTTGGAAAAAGGCCCCTGCATAGCAATAATGTCCCGGGGTGTCAACCCCAGATCTTGGCACTTTTTAATTACCCTGTGTTCAGGCAACACCCTGACCAC belongs to Moorella humiferrea and includes:
- the cbiQ gene encoding cobalt ECF transporter T component CbiQ; this encodes MFSIDQYAYSNRLKNVHPGEKVAFALVTLLIALVAPQPLIPAIIIALMAGATIGVAGIPARFYLQLILVPFSFLVAGVAMIALTISNQPQAGLKGVTLLEWTLGVTPAGMHLAGKIFLKSLGATACLYFLSLTTPMVDILTVLRQLRLPALLVDLISLTYRFIFVLLATVNDIYTAQASRLGYASLRTSYHSLGHLAANLFIKTYRRSQELFTALTARGYDEELRVLEAVYPFSWPFLCLAVIFDLALVILMLRT
- a CDS encoding energy-coupling factor ABC transporter permease codes for the protein MVFRRTSIIFIFFLLTMAVLNRPAYAMHIAEGFLPFNWAAAWYIVVLPFWLWGLRSIQQTVKSNPGLKMLLGLAGAYTFVLSALKIPSVTGSCSHPTGVGLGAILFGPAAMSILGGIVLLFQALLLAHGGLSTLGANTFSMAVVGPFVAYGFYRLVRRLNGSIPLAVFLAATLGDLMTYVTTSLQLALAFPAQPGGVLASMLKFMGIFAVTQLPLAVSEGILTVVVFNLLTAYNKNELQELSILDDKTLAAGGSKLEVRK
- a CDS encoding energy-coupling factor ABC transporter substrate-binding protein; its protein translation is MSSVQKNLFLLLIVILLAAAPLFMHRSGEFAGADDQAEEAISQIRPDYDPWFKPVWEPPSGEVETFLFAAQAAIGSGIVCYFLGYSKGKKQREQK
- a CDS encoding energy-coupling factor ABC transporter ATP-binding protein — translated: MAALLEAERVSFTYPDGTRALQHVTLSIPEGKKIAVLGPNGAGKSTLFLHFNGILRPQEGCIYFAGVRINYSHKALTDLRRQVGIVFQDPDSMLFSASVRQEISFGPLNLGLGREEVGQRVEAAMAVTGIADLQDKPTHFLSYGQKKRVAIASVLAMEPRLIIFDEPTAYLDPRSTREVMALLADISSQGKTIILSTHDVDIAYTWADYIYVLARGQVIGAGTPAEIFSDATLLETADLARPWLLEVYEDLKNKGWLPATAPVPKNKEELLGLIPYRSRSKLAI